From the Sphingomonas aliaeris genome, one window contains:
- a CDS encoding TonB-dependent receptor — MTHRKYILASGISAFALLVSAQAFAQTLLPPEPEEDQAIIVTGARPIAESESTALTIQKNSDSLVTVVAADGVGRLPDQNIAQATSRLPGVAVERDQGQARYISLRGAPNYWTTLSFDGINVVSPEGRDARFDSIPSAIASQIIVSKAVTPEMPGETVSGNVNVITRSAFDYKGPHFAGKAGFGIAELGSRKQYEGSAVVSDRFNVGGGEIGVLLSGSYYQRAMITDNFETDYERVSQDRRPGNETRFWAQEAENKLYRLTRKNWSVSGRVDYKPDSDNTISLRSIYTIFTDDEARDNYRFDLDDRQSDLSTDTAACNTAINPTPTTTGYADVCIGNTPQKGTIYGIDIRQRSTLRAFRQSIFTNTLEGNHDFGTGWHLNWVGNYTESKDDRSVVGEASWDSPSTRTLRPTVAYDFSDPNRSSLNLFTTTQLAGPTRYQAGTPVTAIDTFTKPASSFTVLDAIDTTKAYTGKLVLSRETGFMGGDAVFKAGFQFDQRTKIADERQISLNTAAQFTTIGLPSDYNQFSTNEPFAGALPMGYTFRYFDTDKMRTVSDAARANFAFTPNVGNNYNVQEQVYAGFLMGTVKYDWGSILGGVRVEHLKNRGSAITLVGSTPGALVTAESSQTLFLPSLHVNYNLDDTKKLRLSFNSGAARADYDQLRPNIVISDPNQTISSGNPYVKPERAHGIDAYFEWYMRPQGYLMVGLFYKKVQDVLYRQTRKYGSTELDTTTNQRSTYDFSQITNGGDGRVFGMEAAAQLQLEPWTGNLGLPDWMGGFGVSANLTLNDSQVTKPAIGIVPARKVRLPGTSDSVYNLGGYYEKYGLSLRVQYQRRSTWLDGIADDLTDGGDTYWAADDEMDVSARYAITRNVEIYFDASNVLNNPGRRYSEPGNLLTAGGIPTPRSDNQTIEWERFGRRYSGGIRVNF, encoded by the coding sequence ATGACACATCGTAAATATATCCTGGCATCGGGCATCAGCGCGTTTGCCCTTCTGGTTTCGGCACAGGCCTTCGCCCAGACGCTGCTGCCGCCCGAACCGGAAGAGGATCAGGCGATCATCGTGACGGGCGCGCGCCCGATCGCGGAATCGGAATCGACCGCGCTGACGATCCAGAAGAATTCGGACTCGCTCGTCACCGTCGTTGCCGCGGACGGCGTGGGTCGCCTGCCCGACCAGAATATCGCGCAGGCGACCAGCCGCCTTCCCGGTGTCGCCGTCGAGCGCGATCAGGGCCAGGCACGCTACATCTCGCTGCGTGGTGCCCCCAATTACTGGACGACGCTGTCGTTCGACGGGATCAACGTCGTCAGCCCGGAAGGCCGCGACGCCCGGTTCGACTCCATCCCCTCCGCGATCGCGTCGCAGATCATCGTGTCCAAGGCGGTGACCCCGGAAATGCCGGGCGAAACCGTATCCGGCAACGTCAACGTCATCACCCGCTCGGCGTTCGATTACAAAGGGCCGCACTTTGCCGGCAAGGCCGGGTTCGGCATCGCGGAACTCGGCAGCCGCAAGCAGTATGAAGGGTCGGCGGTCGTGTCGGACCGTTTCAACGTCGGCGGCGGCGAGATCGGCGTCTTGCTGTCGGGCAGCTACTACCAGCGCGCGATGATCACCGACAATTTCGAGACCGATTACGAACGTGTCTCGCAGGATCGGCGCCCCGGCAATGAGACGCGTTTCTGGGCGCAGGAGGCCGAGAACAAGCTGTATCGTCTGACGCGCAAGAACTGGTCGGTATCGGGTCGCGTGGATTACAAGCCGGACAGCGACAACACGATCTCGCTGCGGTCGATCTACACGATCTTCACCGATGACGAGGCGCGCGACAATTACCGCTTCGATCTCGATGATCGTCAGAGTGACCTCTCAACGGACACCGCCGCTTGCAACACGGCAATCAATCCCACGCCGACGACGACCGGCTATGCCGACGTCTGCATCGGCAACACGCCGCAAAAGGGTACGATCTACGGCATCGACATCCGCCAGCGCTCGACGCTGCGCGCGTTCCGCCAGTCAATCTTCACCAACACGCTGGAGGGCAATCACGACTTCGGCACGGGCTGGCACCTGAACTGGGTGGGCAACTATACGGAGTCCAAGGATGATCGCTCCGTCGTCGGTGAAGCGTCATGGGACAGCCCCTCAACGCGGACCTTGCGTCCAACCGTTGCATACGACTTCAGCGATCCAAACCGGTCTAGCCTGAACCTGTTCACGACGACCCAACTCGCCGGTCCGACGCGCTATCAGGCAGGCACGCCGGTCACCGCGATCGACACGTTCACCAAGCCGGCTTCGTCCTTCACCGTGCTGGACGCGATCGATACGACCAAGGCCTATACCGGCAAGCTGGTCCTGTCGCGCGAGACGGGCTTCATGGGCGGCGATGCGGTGTTCAAGGCCGGTTTCCAGTTCGATCAACGCACCAAGATTGCGGATGAGCGGCAAATCTCGCTCAACACCGCGGCGCAGTTCACCACGATCGGCCTGCCCAGCGATTACAATCAGTTCTCGACGAACGAGCCATTCGCCGGTGCGCTGCCGATGGGATACACCTTCCGCTATTTCGATACGGACAAGATGCGGACCGTCTCCGACGCCGCTCGCGCGAACTTCGCGTTCACGCCGAACGTCGGCAACAACTATAACGTGCAGGAGCAGGTCTATGCCGGCTTCCTGATGGGCACGGTCAAGTATGACTGGGGTTCGATCCTCGGCGGCGTTCGCGTCGAGCATCTGAAGAACCGGGGTTCCGCCATCACGCTGGTCGGCTCGACGCCGGGCGCGTTGGTCACCGCCGAATCCAGCCAGACCCTGTTTCTGCCCAGCCTTCACGTGAATTACAATCTGGACGATACCAAGAAGCTGCGCCTGTCGTTCAACTCCGGGGCAGCACGTGCGGACTATGACCAATTGCGGCCGAACATCGTCATCAGCGATCCCAACCAGACGATCTCGAGCGGTAATCCGTATGTCAAACCGGAACGCGCGCATGGCATCGACGCATATTTCGAATGGTACATGCGTCCGCAGGGCTATCTGATGGTCGGGCTGTTTTACAAGAAAGTGCAGGACGTTCTGTATCGCCAAACGCGTAAATACGGCTCCACGGAACTCGACACCACAACCAACCAACGATCGACTTACGATTTCTCGCAGATCACCAATGGCGGCGACGGTCGAGTCTTCGGCATGGAAGCGGCGGCACAGTTGCAGCTCGAACCCTGGACGGGCAATCTCGGCCTGCCCGACTGGATGGGCGGGTTCGGCGTCTCCGCCAACCTGACGCTCAACGACAGCCAGGTGACCAAGCCTGCAATCGGTATCGTCCCGGCGCGCAAGGTACGGTTGCCCGGCACGTCGGACAGCGTCTACAATCTGGGTGGATATTACGAGAAATACGGCCTGTCGCTTCGCGTTCAATATCAGCGCCGCAGCACCTGGCTGGACGGGATTGCGGACGATCTGACGGATGGCGGCGACACCTATTGGGCGGCGGATGACGAGATGGATGTATCGGCGCGCTATGCGATCACCCGCAACGTCGAAATCTATTTCGATGCGTCGAACGTGCTCAACAATCCCGGCCGCCGCTATTCCGAACCGGGCAATCTGTTGACGGCGGGTGGCATCCCGACCCCGCGCAGCGACAACCAGACGATCGAATGGGAGCGGTTCGGCCGCCGCTATTCGGGCGGCATCCGGGTCAACTTCTGA
- a CDS encoding phytase, producing MRKTIVRAGLALVPFVLSGCSATDTAPAASPVATASVQARGETQAVGTANADAADDPAIWRNPSDPAAGLIVGTDKKAGLYVYDLSGRQRSFIDAGRVNNVDLRDMGDAGIIVAASDRSDKANAKIALFRLDPATATLTAIGKVSAGAGEAYGICLYREGDTLSAFNVIKDGTIRQVMLNIQGAPSGRIVRTMKLGTQSEGCATDERTHRLYVAEEDVGLWRFDASASGNPDPIRIGAADGKHIVADTEGVTIAAEGTGNGGYLLVSSQGDNAYAVYRLSDDGYVGRFRIAKGSFGATEETDGIDAAVGDFGPGYTGGLFVAQDGHNDPTAQNFKLVAWADIKKALGLE from the coding sequence ATGCGCAAGACGATCGTCCGCGCGGGTCTGGCACTGGTCCCGTTCGTGCTGTCGGGCTGTTCGGCGACCGATACCGCCCCTGCGGCGAGCCCGGTCGCGACCGCTTCCGTACAGGCCCGCGGCGAGACGCAGGCGGTGGGGACGGCAAATGCCGATGCCGCGGACGATCCCGCAATCTGGCGCAACCCGTCCGATCCCGCCGCCGGCCTGATCGTGGGGACGGACAAGAAGGCCGGGCTGTACGTGTACGACCTGTCCGGCCGGCAACGCTCGTTCATCGATGCCGGGCGCGTCAACAATGTCGACCTGCGCGACATGGGCGACGCGGGCATCATCGTCGCCGCCAGCGATCGTAGCGACAAGGCGAATGCCAAGATCGCGTTGTTCCGGCTTGACCCAGCAACCGCAACGCTGACGGCGATCGGCAAGGTCTCGGCCGGTGCCGGAGAAGCGTACGGCATCTGCCTGTACCGCGAGGGCGATACCTTGTCCGCGTTCAACGTCATCAAGGACGGCACGATCCGCCAGGTCATGCTGAATATCCAGGGCGCGCCAAGCGGCAGGATCGTGCGGACGATGAAGCTCGGCACGCAATCCGAAGGCTGCGCGACCGATGAGCGCACGCACCGCCTGTATGTCGCGGAAGAGGATGTCGGTCTGTGGCGGTTCGATGCCAGCGCGTCCGGCAATCCGGACCCGATCCGGATCGGCGCGGCAGACGGCAAGCACATCGTCGCGGATACCGAAGGCGTGACGATCGCAGCGGAGGGCACCGGCAATGGCGGTTATCTTCTTGTGTCGAGCCAGGGTGACAACGCCTATGCCGTCTATCGTCTGTCCGACGACGGCTATGTGGGGCGGTTCCGTATCGCCAAGGGCAGTTTCGGCGCGACCGAGGAGACCGATGGCATCGACGCGGCTGTGGGTGATTTCGGGCCAGGCTATACTGGCGGATTGTTCGTTGCGCAGGACGGGCACAACGACCCGACGGCGCAGAACTTCAAGCTGGTCGCCTGGGCGGACATCAAGAAAGCGCTCGGCCTGGAGTAG
- a CDS encoding nitroreductase gives MQFDDVILGRRSIRGYKPDPVPRALIEEILTLAMRAPSSMNTQPYHFHVVAGAALDAIRAGNTERMVAGVPQSREFRTGEAFAGPHRDRQIGVAKQLFAAMGIARDDKDARQDWVLRGFRQFDAPVCVIITYDRHLAGSDDTAFDCGAAATALVNAAWSRGLGAVINSQGIMQSPVVREHARIPDDQVIMKSIALGWPDDSFAANAVVSERRPVSEAAVFVGFED, from the coding sequence ATGCAGTTCGACGACGTGATCCTCGGCCGCCGCAGCATCCGCGGCTACAAGCCCGACCCGGTACCCCGCGCGCTGATCGAGGAGATATTGACGCTGGCGATGCGGGCGCCGTCGTCGATGAACACGCAGCCCTATCATTTCCACGTCGTCGCGGGCGCCGCGCTGGATGCGATCCGCGCGGGCAATACCGAACGGATGGTCGCGGGCGTCCCGCAGTCGCGCGAATTCCGCACCGGTGAAGCCTTTGCCGGGCCGCACCGCGATCGCCAGATCGGTGTCGCCAAGCAATTGTTCGCCGCGATGGGCATCGCGCGCGACGACAAGGATGCGCGGCAGGACTGGGTGCTTCGCGGCTTTCGGCAGTTCGATGCGCCGGTCTGCGTCATCATCACCTACGACCGCCATCTGGCCGGCAGCGACGATACCGCGTTCGATTGCGGCGCGGCGGCGACCGCATTGGTCAATGCCGCCTGGTCGCGGGGGCTGGGGGCGGTGATCAACAGCCAAGGGATCATGCAGTCGCCGGTCGTGCGCGAACATGCGCGCATCCCGGACGATCAGGTGATCATGAAGAGCATCGCGCTCGGCTGGCCTGACGACAGCTTCGCGGCCAACGCCGTCGTGTCGGAACGCCGCCCGGTGTCCGAGGCCGCGGTGTTCGTCGGCTTCGAGGATTGA
- a CDS encoding efflux transporter outer membrane subunit produces the protein MNRFAITAVLALSTALSGCNLAPNYTRPGAVVPPSFPQGGPYPRAKTDAPDVTKIGWRAFFTDPRLQAVIDAGLANNRDLRIAAGNVLQARAQYRVQRADLLPTVNATGGATFTNNALGAGGGAGAVGAGAGAGAGTGATGGGSTDFQIYQGQIGISAFELDLFGRIRNLSRAAQEQYFASEEAQRAARISLIAEIATAWLTMASDQEQLRLSRETLKAFAETSRLTRAQFEIGVASELEARQADTNYQGTRNDIAALTAKIAQDKNALDLLVGAPVATEQLPNGLAANRLTREALPGNLDSSILLSRPDVLQAEHQLIAQNANIGAARAAFFPQISLTAALGTISTALSGLFSGGSYTYSVGPTIGLPLFDAGRNKGNLDYARASQVVAQATYERAVQTAFREVADALAQRGTIEEQVSAQSARVNSAEVAGRLSDARYRAGVDSFLVALDAQRTAYAARLQLVTTRLTQESNMVELYRALGGGLAEPTPR, from the coding sequence GTGAACCGCTTTGCCATCACTGCCGTACTTGCGCTATCGACCGCCTTGTCGGGCTGTAATCTCGCGCCGAACTATACGCGGCCGGGGGCGGTCGTTCCCCCGTCCTTCCCGCAGGGTGGTCCGTATCCCCGCGCCAAGACCGATGCCCCGGACGTGACGAAGATCGGCTGGAGAGCGTTCTTCACCGATCCGCGCCTTCAGGCGGTGATCGATGCAGGTCTCGCCAACAATCGCGACCTGCGCATCGCCGCTGGCAACGTTTTGCAGGCGCGCGCGCAATATCGCGTACAGCGGGCGGACCTGTTGCCAACGGTGAATGCGACCGGTGGCGCGACCTTCACCAACAATGCGCTCGGCGCGGGTGGCGGGGCCGGGGCGGTTGGGGCTGGCGCCGGCGCTGGGGCCGGAACCGGGGCGACCGGTGGTGGATCGACCGATTTTCAGATCTATCAGGGACAGATCGGCATATCGGCATTCGAACTCGATCTGTTCGGCCGGATACGGAACCTTAGCCGCGCCGCGCAGGAGCAGTATTTCGCGAGCGAGGAGGCGCAGCGTGCTGCGCGCATCAGCCTGATCGCGGAAATCGCCACCGCTTGGCTGACGATGGCGTCCGACCAGGAACAGCTCAGGCTCTCGCGCGAGACGTTGAAGGCGTTCGCCGAAACGTCCCGCCTCACGCGCGCGCAGTTCGAGATCGGCGTCGCGTCTGAGCTCGAGGCGCGGCAGGCGGATACCAATTACCAGGGCACCCGCAACGACATCGCCGCGCTGACCGCGAAGATCGCGCAGGACAAGAATGCGCTCGACCTGCTGGTCGGTGCGCCGGTCGCTACCGAGCAATTGCCGAACGGCCTGGCTGCCAATCGCCTGACGCGGGAGGCTCTGCCGGGGAATCTGGATTCGTCGATCCTGCTGAGCCGGCCGGACGTGCTGCAGGCCGAACATCAGTTGATCGCGCAGAATGCCAATATCGGCGCGGCGCGCGCTGCGTTCTTCCCGCAGATATCGTTGACCGCGGCGCTCGGCACGATCTCGACCGCTTTGTCCGGGCTGTTTTCCGGGGGCAGCTATACCTACAGCGTCGGCCCGACGATCGGTCTGCCGCTGTTCGACGCCGGACGCAACAAGGGTAATCTAGACTATGCCCGTGCGTCGCAGGTCGTTGCCCAGGCGACCTATGAGCGGGCAGTACAGACGGCGTTTCGCGAGGTCGCCGATGCGCTGGCGCAGCGCGGGACAATCGAGGAACAGGTGTCCGCACAGTCGGCGCGGGTCAACTCCGCCGAGGTGGCGGGGCGGCTATCGGATGCGCGGTACCGGGCGGGCGTGGACTCGTTCCTGGTCGCATTGGACGCGCAACGCACGGCCTATGCCGCCCGGCTGCAACTGGTGACGACGCGGTTGACGCAGGAAAGCAACATGGTCGAATTGTACCGCGCGCTGGGCGGCGGGCTGGCCGAGCCTACGCCCCGGTAA
- a CDS encoding efflux RND transporter permease subunit — translation MSRYFIDRPIFAWVIAIVLMLAGGIAIRGLAIAQFPEIAPPAVTISATYPGADATTLENTTTQIIEQQMKGIDNLRYFSSSSSSAGTVTITLTFEQGTDPDIAQVQVQNKLQAATPLLPQEVQQQGIRVAKSSASFLLIVALYSSDGSHSANDLSDYVAARLQDPLSRVAGVGDTQVFGAQYAMRIWVDPLKLNAYQLTIADVTAAVSAQNAQVSAGQIGAQPAPKEQMLNATVSVQSRLQTPEQFGNISLKTTEGGAVVRLSDVARVELGAEQYGFDPRYNGQPASGFGVKLAPGANALATVDAVKAEVERIAKTFPQDVKVVYPYDSTPFVRLSVKQVIETLIEAVVLVFLVMFLFLQNWRATIIPTIAVPVVLLGTFAVMALAGFSINTLTLFGMVLAIGLLVDDAIVVVENVERLIQDEHLSPKEAARKSMDEISGALVGIGLVLSAVFLPMAFFGGSTGVIYRQFSITIVSAMVLSVMVALILTPALCAAILKPHDPDKAEGKGPLARFFRWFNDKFERGQVKYEKGVKSTARHWGRSLIIYAVIVLGMCLLFFRLPGGFLPDEDQGTLIALVQGPSGATTARTDKGLDLVRSHFLNNEKANVDAVFTINGFSFAGQGQNAGLAFIKLKSWEDRPGADNRAPAIVGRAMGAFSQYKDGTIFALAPPAVQELGNATGFDAQLVDTGGIGHDKLLAARNMMLSMAAQDKRLAQVRPVSLDDAPQLKVEIDQDKARALGLDLSAINSTIATAWGGSYVNDFIDRGRVKRVYIQADAPFRLAPEDIGDFYVRGAAGQMSPYPAFSTLSWAQAPVQLTRYNGQSAMQIQGSPGQGLSSGDAMNAMEEIHAKLPPGTTLEWTGLSYEERLSGGQAPALYGLSMIIVFLCLAALYESWTVPISVLLVVPLGILGAVLAAVLTGLNNDIYLQVGLITTIGVSAKNAILIVEFAEERIAEGMAPFEAAVAAARLRLRPILMTSLAFIFGVLPLAISTGAGAGGQNAIGRAVVGGMLSATILAIFFVPMFFVVVLRLFGQGGPKAAERHDHSDGEPAVQGA, via the coding sequence ATGTCACGCTATTTCATCGACCGTCCCATTTTCGCATGGGTCATCGCCATCGTGCTCATGCTGGCGGGTGGTATCGCCATCCGCGGCCTGGCGATTGCCCAGTTCCCGGAAATCGCGCCGCCAGCGGTGACGATCAGCGCGACCTATCCGGGCGCGGATGCGACCACGCTGGAGAATACGACGACGCAGATCATCGAGCAGCAGATGAAGGGTATCGACAACCTTCGCTACTTCTCGTCCTCCTCCTCCTCCGCGGGCACCGTCACGATTACGCTGACGTTCGAACAGGGCACTGATCCGGACATCGCGCAGGTGCAGGTGCAGAACAAGCTGCAGGCGGCGACGCCACTCCTGCCGCAGGAAGTGCAGCAGCAGGGTATCCGCGTCGCGAAATCCAGCGCCAGTTTCCTGTTGATCGTCGCTTTGTATTCATCGGACGGCAGCCATAGCGCGAACGATCTGTCCGACTATGTCGCCGCGCGTTTGCAGGATCCGCTCAGTCGCGTAGCCGGCGTCGGCGACACGCAGGTGTTTGGCGCGCAATATGCGATGCGCATCTGGGTCGATCCGCTGAAGCTCAATGCCTATCAGCTGACAATCGCGGACGTCACCGCTGCGGTCTCCGCGCAGAACGCCCAGGTTTCCGCCGGTCAGATCGGTGCGCAGCCCGCCCCGAAGGAGCAGATGCTCAACGCGACCGTCTCGGTCCAGTCGCGGCTTCAGACGCCCGAGCAGTTCGGCAATATCAGCCTGAAAACGACTGAGGGCGGCGCGGTCGTTCGCCTGTCCGACGTCGCGCGCGTCGAACTGGGTGCGGAGCAATATGGCTTCGACCCACGCTATAACGGCCAACCGGCGTCCGGTTTCGGTGTGAAACTGGCGCCGGGTGCCAATGCTCTGGCTACGGTCGATGCCGTCAAGGCGGAAGTCGAGCGGATCGCCAAGACGTTCCCGCAGGACGTCAAGGTCGTCTATCCGTACGATTCCACGCCGTTCGTCCGCCTGTCGGTCAAGCAGGTGATCGAGACGCTGATTGAGGCGGTCGTTCTCGTGTTCCTCGTCATGTTTCTGTTCCTGCAGAATTGGCGCGCGACGATCATCCCGACGATCGCGGTGCCGGTCGTGCTGCTCGGCACGTTCGCGGTGATGGCGCTGGCCGGTTTCTCGATCAACACGCTGACCTTGTTCGGAATGGTGCTGGCGATCGGCCTGTTGGTCGATGACGCGATCGTCGTGGTGGAAAACGTGGAGCGCCTGATTCAGGACGAACATCTTTCGCCCAAGGAAGCGGCGCGAAAATCGATGGACGAGATCAGCGGCGCGCTGGTCGGCATCGGCCTCGTCCTGTCCGCGGTGTTCCTGCCGATGGCGTTCTTCGGCGGATCGACCGGCGTCATCTATCGCCAGTTCTCGATCACGATCGTCTCGGCGATGGTGCTGTCGGTGATGGTCGCGTTGATCCTGACGCCGGCCTTATGCGCCGCGATCCTGAAGCCGCACGATCCGGACAAGGCGGAAGGCAAGGGGCCGCTCGCGCGCTTCTTCCGCTGGTTCAACGACAAGTTCGAACGTGGCCAGGTGAAGTACGAGAAGGGCGTGAAGAGCACGGCGCGGCATTGGGGTCGCTCGCTGATCATCTATGCCGTCATCGTGCTTGGCATGTGCCTGTTGTTCTTCCGCTTGCCGGGAGGCTTCTTGCCGGACGAAGATCAGGGGACGCTGATCGCGCTCGTCCAGGGTCCGTCGGGGGCGACGACCGCCCGCACCGACAAGGGGCTGGACCTCGTCCGCAGTCATTTCCTGAATAATGAAAAGGCGAACGTGGATGCCGTGTTCACGATCAACGGATTCAGTTTCGCAGGACAGGGGCAGAATGCCGGCCTGGCCTTCATCAAGCTGAAGTCCTGGGAGGATCGACCAGGTGCCGACAACCGCGCTCCCGCGATCGTCGGCCGCGCGATGGGGGCGTTCTCGCAATATAAGGACGGCACGATCTTCGCCCTGGCCCCGCCGGCCGTGCAGGAGCTGGGCAACGCCACCGGCTTCGACGCGCAGTTGGTCGATACCGGCGGGATCGGGCACGACAAGCTGCTCGCCGCGCGGAACATGATGCTCAGCATGGCGGCACAGGACAAAAGGCTGGCCCAGGTCCGTCCTGTCAGTCTTGACGATGCGCCGCAGTTGAAGGTGGAAATCGACCAGGACAAGGCGCGCGCGCTGGGTCTCGACCTGTCGGCGATCAATTCTACGATCGCGACGGCGTGGGGTGGATCGTACGTCAACGACTTTATCGATCGCGGCCGCGTGAAGCGCGTCTATATCCAGGCGGATGCGCCGTTCCGGCTCGCGCCGGAGGATATTGGCGACTTCTACGTTCGCGGTGCGGCCGGTCAGATGTCGCCTTATCCTGCCTTTTCCACGCTGAGTTGGGCGCAGGCGCCGGTGCAGCTGACCCGCTATAACGGACAGTCCGCAATGCAGATCCAGGGTTCGCCGGGTCAGGGCCTCAGCAGCGGTGACGCGATGAATGCGATGGAGGAAATCCATGCCAAGCTGCCGCCGGGCACCACGCTGGAATGGACCGGCCTTTCCTATGAGGAGCGGCTGTCGGGTGGTCAGGCGCCAGCCTTGTACGGCCTGTCGATGATCATCGTGTTCCTCTGCCTCGCCGCGCTGTACGAAAGCTGGACGGTGCCGATCTCGGTGCTGCTCGTCGTGCCGCTCGGCATTCTGGGTGCGGTGCTCGCCGCCGTGCTGACGGGGCTGAACAACGACATCTACCTGCAGGTCGGCCTGATCACCACGATCGGCGTGTCGGCGAAGAACGCGATCCTGATCGTGGAGTTTGCCGAAGAACGGATCGCGGAGGGCATGGCGCCGTTCGAAGCCGCGGTCGCCGCCGCCAGACTACGTCTGCGCCCGATCCTGATGACCAGTCTCGCGTTCATCTTCGGCGTGCTGCCGCTGGCGATCTCTACCGGAGCGGGTGCAGGCGGCCAGAACGCGATCGGCCGCGCGGTCGTCGGCGGCATGTTGTCAGCGACGATCCTCGCTATCTTCTTCGTGCCCATGTTCTTCGTCGTCGTCCTGCGCCTGTTCGGCCAGGGCGGCCCCAAAGCCGCGGAACGGCACGATCATTCGGACGGCGAACCCGCCGTCCAGGGAGCATGA
- a CDS encoding efflux RND transporter periplasmic adaptor subunit codes for MTLIRFATAGAVLMALSACGGEPKQAPPPTPQVGVITVQPQSVTLTSELPGRTSAFETSEVRPQVNGLITARLFAEGDQVREGQALYRIDPQPYVAQVANARAALARARAAIASSSALARRYGELVKINAIARQDYENAITTSQQAQADVAAQQAALRTAQIDLARTTVRAPISGRIGTSVVTTGGLVTAGQTTALTTIQRLDPIYVDVAQASADLLKLRQQISSGKLSRDGQAARVRLKLEDGSVYPEEGILQFTNVSVDPTTGTQTIRAKFSNRNGLLLPGMYVKAELVEGTQQQALLVPQRAVTRNEKGQPTALVVGAGDKIELRLLQAPRTIGDNWLVTSGLKAGDRVIMEGASMLQPGAVVKPAPWNPNAKPAGGAPGQSAGQSSGQAK; via the coding sequence ATGACTTTGATCCGATTCGCGACGGCTGGCGCAGTCCTTATGGCCCTTTCGGCCTGTGGCGGAGAACCGAAACAGGCGCCCCCACCGACCCCGCAGGTAGGTGTGATCACCGTGCAACCACAATCGGTTACGCTGACCAGCGAACTGCCGGGACGGACCTCCGCCTTTGAGACTTCGGAGGTTCGCCCCCAGGTGAACGGCCTGATTACGGCGCGTCTGTTCGCCGAAGGCGACCAGGTCCGCGAGGGGCAGGCGCTCTACCGAATCGATCCGCAGCCTTATGTCGCGCAGGTCGCGAATGCTCGCGCGGCACTGGCGAGGGCACGGGCTGCGATTGCATCCAGCTCCGCGCTGGCCCGCCGGTATGGCGAGCTGGTCAAGATCAACGCAATCGCGCGTCAGGATTACGAAAACGCCATCACGACGTCGCAACAGGCGCAGGCAGATGTTGCGGCGCAGCAAGCCGCGTTGCGTACGGCGCAGATCGATCTGGCCCGTACGACCGTACGCGCGCCCATCTCGGGACGGATCGGAACGTCGGTCGTGACGACCGGTGGTCTGGTGACCGCGGGGCAGACCACGGCGCTGACGACGATCCAGCGGCTCGACCCGATCTATGTCGACGTGGCGCAGGCGAGTGCGGACCTGCTGAAACTGCGTCAGCAGATTTCGAGCGGGAAATTGTCGCGCGACGGCCAAGCGGCGCGTGTTCGCCTGAAGCTTGAGGATGGCAGCGTCTATCCGGAAGAGGGGATCCTGCAATTCACCAACGTCTCGGTTGATCCCACGACGGGCACGCAGACGATCCGGGCTAAATTCTCGAACCGCAACGGTCTGCTGCTGCCGGGCATGTATGTGAAGGCGGAACTGGTCGAAGGCACGCAGCAGCAGGCCCTGCTCGTGCCGCAACGCGCGGTGACGCGTAACGAGAAGGGCCAGCCTACGGCACTGGTCGTCGGTGCGGGTGACAAGATCGAGCTGCGCCTGTTGCAAGCGCCGCGCACGATCGGTGACAACTGGCTGGTGACTTCCGGTCTGAAGGCTGGTGACCGCGTGATCATGGAGGGGGCTTCGATGCTCCAGCCTGGCGCGGTCGTGAAACCGGCGCCGTGGAATCCGAATGCAAAGCCTGCGGGCGGTGCGCCGGGGCAGTCCGCGGGCCAATCCTCCGGTCAGGCGAAATAA
- a CDS encoding TetR/AcrR family transcriptional regulator produces MSIIPTDPKTPGAVGQDASCIKLGRAEVRREKVIATARTLFAEQGFHNTGIAQIAKHSGVLVGQLYRDFAKKEDIVAAIVSRDLELFLAESELREATIAHDLHAVRDWVADFIACPPDDKDMRLIADIMAEAQRNDRIATIVSDLHERLRGTIATALAAIVPDARKDRQRLLLTEMILTISAGSFHRRLAQNGVIDPVVTAALTDMVGREIDALIAA; encoded by the coding sequence GTGTCTATCATTCCGACCGATCCGAAAACACCGGGAGCAGTCGGGCAGGACGCATCATGCATCAAGCTCGGGCGCGCGGAAGTCCGGCGCGAGAAGGTGATTGCCACGGCAAGAACTCTGTTTGCCGAACAAGGGTTCCACAATACCGGCATAGCGCAGATCGCGAAGCACTCCGGCGTGCTAGTCGGACAACTCTACCGCGATTTCGCCAAGAAGGAGGACATCGTCGCGGCGATCGTGTCGCGCGACCTGGAACTGTTTCTCGCGGAATCCGAATTACGTGAGGCGACCATCGCGCATGATCTCCACGCGGTGCGCGACTGGGTCGCCGACTTCATCGCCTGCCCGCCGGACGACAAGGACATGCGGCTGATCGCCGACATCATGGCCGAGGCGCAGCGCAACGATCGTATCGCGACGATCGTTTCCGACCTGCACGAGAGACTGCGCGGAACGATCGCAACCGCACTTGCCGCAATCGTTCCGGACGCGAGAAAAGATCGTCAGCGCCTTTTGCTGACCGAGATGATCCTGACGATCTCCGCCGGCAGTTTTCATCGTCGACTGGCGCAGAATGGCGTGATCGACCCGGTCGTGACCGCCGCCCTGACCGACATGGTCGGTCGGGAGATCGACGCATTGATCGCGGCCTGA